From Xyrauchen texanus isolate HMW12.3.18 chromosome 9, RBS_HiC_50CHRs, whole genome shotgun sequence, the proteins below share one genomic window:
- the tmem68 gene encoding transmembrane protein 68 — MSSGNESCLFENGSVSLLSCFVHVWEEWAGLGQFKDYLSVLEYLLWVFTPLAVVFILPFLIVILLYLSILFLHVYKRKNQLREAYSNNLWDGARKTLATIWDGHGAIWHGYEIHGLDKIPDEGPALIVYYHGAIPIDYYYFLASLVIQKGRTCHSVADHILFKIPGFKLLLEVFSVIHGPQEECVKALRNGHLLGISPGGVREALFSDETYSLFWGKRKGFAQVAIDSKVPIIPMFTQNVREGFRSLGTLKFFRWVYERFRLPIAPVYGGFPVKFRTYLGDPIPYDPKLNAAELAEKVQKAVQALIDKHQKIPGNVLRALLERFQREHKEE, encoded by the exons ATGTCCAGTGGGAATGAGTCCTGTCTGTTTGAGAATGGATCGGTCAGCTTGCTCTCCTGCTTTGTTCATGTGTGGGAGGAGTGGGCTGGACTTGGACAGTTCAAGGACTACCTCAGTGTCTTGGAGTATCTGCTGTGGGTTTTCACACCTTTAGCTGTGGTCTTCATCCTGCCTTTTCTCATAGTTATCCTCCTCTATCTGTCCATCCTCTTCCTCCACGTGTACAAGCGCAAGAACCAGTTGAGGGAAGCTTATTCGAATAACCTGTGGGATGGTGCAAGGAAAACTCTGGCTACCATATGGGATGGACATGGAGCAATATGGCATG GTTATGAAATCCATGGTTTAGACAAGATTCCAGATGAAGGACCTGCACTAATAGTTTATTATCATGGCGCTATTCCTATAGACTACTATTATTTCTTGGCAAGTCTTGTTATTCAGAAGGGAAGAACTTGTCATTCAGTTGCTGACCATATTCTGTTCAAGATCCCAG GGTTTAAGCTTCTCTTGGAGGTGTTTAGTGTGATCCATGGACCGCAGGAGGAGTGTGTGAAGGCCCTGCGGAATGGACACCTCTTGGGCATCTCTCCTGGAGGGGTACGGGAAGCCCTGTTCAGTGATGAGACATACTCTCTGTTCTGGGGCAAACGTAAAGGATTTGCGCAAGTGGCCATTGACTCTAAAGTG CCAATAATACCCATGTTTACTCAAAACGTCAGAGAGGGATTCCGGTCTCTTGGAACATTAA AATTTTTCAGATGGGTGTACGAGAGGTTTCGCTTGCCAATAGCACCTGTGTACGGAGGTTTTCCAGTTAAATTTCGTACTTATTTGGGTGACCCCATTCCATATGACCCCAAACTCAATGCAGCTGAGTTAGCTGAAAAG GTGCAAAAGGCTGTGCAAGCACTTATCGACAAACATCAGAAGATACCTGGCAATGTCCTCCGAGCTCTTTTGGAGCGATTCCAGAGGGAACACAAAGAGGAGTAG